The Brassica rapa cultivar Chiifu-401-42 chromosome A10, CAAS_Brap_v3.01, whole genome shotgun sequence genome segment TCAATCATgatttagctttatttttaaaactaaaaaaaaactctttatgTATATTGGACAAAAAATCTTATAGCTTTATTATTCAGACAGTAGAAtctgtaaaatgaaaaaaataatatttaatataaaataaattagataGTTGTAGGTAAAATTTATTACTATTTATATAGTACATCAACTAATAGTAAATTTCTgacatttcatattttttattaatataaaatattttaattgagATATGTACATCACATATctcatatgttttattttaaaatatttatagccAAAAACTTATAGGTATAACCAGCTTAACTATAGaaaaaaatcttgaaaataaaatttatcataaatttaGAATTACAACAAatcacatataataaaaaagttaCAGTTAAATTCTTACAGCTGCAATCCTCCAAACTTGtgtttgaaaaaagaaaaaaaaaatcctccaCACTGTATGTgtctttcttatatatttttttccttgtCTTAATAAAAACACTTTGTAATCCcaatcaaatattttcttatgaTGAAAGAGATatgtcaaattttaaaataaaataaatgaaatccATATAAAATCTTGATTTAATTGCCATAAATAGCAATGCCcacgaaaaaaaataaatcaccTATTAGTATTCCTTAATTCCTAAATGCACGATTGATTATACGTGTTTGGTTCCAAACCAAAAACGTGAACTCAACTTTATGGTTAAACACACATAAAACCACGTTCTGCGTTTGGTAAACTAGGAAACTAAATCAATCATAGATATACCTTTGAAtataaccaaaagaaaatatggtaacagtaaataaaaatatgtaaaattaacATAGACAAAATAATAGTCTTTGCTTACATAATTACCATGAAGGTATTTACTAGTCAAAAGAGATTTGAGTTCTGAATTTACACAGTCAAACAGGACCTAGTAGGTTAAAGTCATATCTTTTTATGGTTTGGTAAGTGACTAAGTGCTACAAAGACTAGATATGATACCCAACTATagcatttaattaaaaattaaattgatgccaaaaataataattaaaacttAAATAGCAAAagctaatttttatatattaatgaaataaatagagACTATTCATCCAACGTGAGGCACAATACAGCCTCTTCCTCACTCTTGTGCTATAGCCTCTTCTTATTTTTCTCTCTATTGCCTCTTCTCAATCTTCAACTTCTTCTATAACTCCTTCTCCTTTGTCCTTTACTCGATTTTCATATCTGTGGGATTTTGTTGAGGTGGAGAGATTGCCTTCTTCACTAAGTTAGGGATAAGAAGGAACCCTAATTATCAGCTGGGTGAGATCTTCCAGCTTTGGCTTTGTGGTGGTTCAAACAAGCAAATGGACCAGTGTCGATTCTCACTTGGGAGGCCCAGGCTTGGATCTATCAAGTTTAAAGTTCCAAAATCATCACAGCCTTTCATTTctcagaaaagaaaagagatggaagaagaagatcaagctgaagaagaagctaaaaGCATCGGTTtcagggaagaagaagaagacggtgAGGATGATGATGGAGCTAAGAgtattgaagaagaagaagagaagaagcatATATGCTGTGAATGTGGTAAACGTTTTAAGTCAGGCAAGGCGTTAGGCGGTCATAAAAGGATTCACGTGCTCGAAGCTCGGAAATTTTCAATGGTGAGACCGAAGATGGTGGCCGGTGCGGTTGGTAGATCTGAGGAGAGAGATGACTTCGAAGTTGATTGCTGTGTTTGTCATAAGAAGTTCACATCGATGAAGGCTTTGTATGGACATATGAGGTTTCATCCAGACAGAGGATGGAAAGGTGTTTTgcctcctcatcatcatcatccacttGATCATGATGGTGGTGAGTTTATAAGCTCTgactatgatgatgatgatgatggtgatggtgattatgaggatgatgatgagaacTCGGAGTTATGGGATAATCATTGGGGATTGGATAACGTGGTTGACCTTAAGGACTCAATCAAAGGATGGGCGGTGACAGGAaagagaggaaggagaagtgCTTTGAAGGATCCACCACCAGAATATGTTGATGCTAAGGATCTATTGTTCTTAGCTACTACAGCAGAAGCTGTAGATCTCGATGCTGCAGAGACTTGTGATTCACGCTCGGTTGaagagatgatgaagaagaggaaaaagaagaggaaaagatTGTCTGAGATGGAGAAAGAATCAACATCTAgtcatgatcatcatcatcagcttgAGGTTGGTGCTGCTGAGGAAGGTGGTGGTGGTGCACGTGAGAAGCACGTGTGTGTCACTTGCAACAAGTCGTTTGCTTCTTATCAAGCTTTAGGAGGTCATAGAGCGAGTCACAACAAGGTCAGGATCTCGGAGAATCATCAAGCTAGGGCTAACAGTGAAGCTGTGTTACTTGGAACCGAAGCAATGATGGCCGGTTTAGCTACTGCTCAAGGACCAAACACATCTTTGAGCATTGGCAATAAGGGAGATCATGTTTGTAACATTTGTCAGAAAAGTTTCACAACAGGTCAAGCTCTTGGAGGTCACAAGAGATGCCACTGGCCTGGACCAACTTCTAATGACGCTGCAACCGCTCCTGTACCAGCTTCTAATGAATCTGCAACCACTGCTCCAACCCCTCTAGTAGCATGTTCTTCTAGTCAAGTAACAGAGACAGTGCAAGAGGAGAAGAAATTGAAGAGAAAGTTTCTAGAGTTTGACTTGAATGAGTTGCCACCTAATGAAGAGTAAGGAGTGCAAGAAACGTATATATGCAGACAAGTAagcttttttaatttttataaaccccAAAGAAAAAGTAGAAGGAAAAAGAATATGAATTTAGGGAGTATCTCATGGTAAAAAGAGTTGTTGACATTGTAATctaagaaaagagagaaagatactTTTGGTTCTTGGCTCTTGAGATTCTTGGTGTTTGGCTTTTTAATCTAATTTGGTGGGGTCTCTTGTTAATTTGATGTGAGGATTTACATACTCTTTTGTATTCTTCTCTCAAtctttgatttttctttcttcATTGTGCTTTTGGATTCACATAAAGCATGATGGTTTAAATTGACCAAAGTTTCATAAAGTATAACTATCTTATTCATCTCACTatcttatctttcttttttcttcttttaaaaacaaatgGTTTCTCCATAACTATATTGGATAATCAGATATTTATTGTGACGATTTGATGATGATTAATAGTAGAAATTGCTGCAGTTTAATCGGAATACTGAactataaacaaacaaaattaacattttCATAATCTGTATTTGTAGAATAGTGGTACACTATGAAATGATATGGTTCTAAGTTCATAGTGGAAAAATTCCAACACACTGGtggtatattattttgttttctttacaaTATCTTAGCATTATATGACATATCGCAAATTCAAGTTTTGAACCACATCAACAGTTGAGGTAGATATAAACAAAAAAGGAATCAAATCTCTATATTTAAGTGTAATCCTCTTGTATTAAGAAAGAATCTAaaacaaactctctctctctttaccaaCTTGTAAATAATTTGGAGTTTACAAATCCAGAGATCATCAGTAAGACACCTAATGACTCTGCATGAATCAtatctagttatatatataaaacaaattattctGTTATTCATTGTTGGTTTGGTCTAAAATTCTTAAAGACGTGGGTGCATTGTTAATTTTCTGGAACAAACCAACATTTTGATGGCTGTTTATAGTCAATTGTCAAAGTCATCACTTGCCGCTAATGACATAAGACCAATTCTGTAGTGTCATCAGAAACACCACATAATATTCTCACAACTAAATTGAATTTgtctttttatatattcttaGGAGCTAAGATTGTTTTCCTTTCATTTTGGTCAAGAGCCAAGATTTTCATATTAAGTTTCTACTTTGTCGCATC includes the following:
- the LOC103845057 gene encoding zinc finger protein ZAT4, which translates into the protein MDQCRFSLGRPRLGSIKFKVPKSSQPFISQKRKEMEEEDQAEEEAKSIGFREEEEDGEDDDGAKSIEEEEEKKHICCECGKRFKSGKALGGHKRIHVLEARKFSMVRPKMVAGAVGRSEERDDFEVDCCVCHKKFTSMKALYGHMRFHPDRGWKGVLPPHHHHPLDHDGGEFISSDYDDDDDGDGDYEDDDENSELWDNHWGLDNVVDLKDSIKGWAVTGKRGRRSALKDPPPEYVDAKDLLFLATTAEAVDLDAAETCDSRSVEEMMKKRKKKRKRLSEMEKESTSSHDHHHQLEVGAAEEGGGGAREKHVCVTCNKSFASYQALGGHRASHNKVRISENHQARANSEAVLLGTEAMMAGLATAQGPNTSLSIGNKGDHVCNICQKSFTTGQALGGHKRCHWPGPTSNDAATAPVPASNESATTAPTPLVACSSSQVTETVQEEKKLKRKFLEFDLNELPPNEE